In one window of Nicotiana tabacum cultivar K326 chromosome 12, ASM71507v2, whole genome shotgun sequence DNA:
- the LOC107812807 gene encoding bZIP transcription factor 44 — MATSSGNSTGSTQILNSGSEEDLQVSMLDERKRKRMQSNRESARRSRMRKQKHLDDLIGQVAQLKKENNNILSNINLTSQQYANVEAENSVLRAQMMELSQRLQSLNEILSYINSNNNNNNNGVFETHHHYQEDMMNNPWNLMYVNQPIMASADMLYQY; from the coding sequence ATGGCTACATCTAGTGGAAATTCAACTGGATCtactcagattttgaactcaggTTCTGAAGAAGATTTGCAGGTTTCAATGTTAgatgaaaggaaaagaaagagaatgcAATCAAATCGTGAATCAGCAAGAAGATCAAGGATGAGAAAACAGAAACATCTTGATGATTTAATTGGCCAAGTTGCGCAGctgaaaaaggaaaacaacaacatCCTTAGCAACATCAACTTGACAAGTCAACAGTACGCTAATGTTGAAGCAGAGAACTCTGTTTTAAGAGCTCAGATGATGGAACTTAGTCAAAGGTTGCAATCTCTTAATGAAATCCTCAGTTACATCAattccaacaacaacaataataataacggAGTTTTTGAAACTCATCATCATTATCAGGAGGATATGATGAATAATCCATGGAATTTGATGTATGTTAATCAGCCAATTATGGCTTCTGCTGATATGCTTTATCAgtattga